A single genomic interval of Thermococcus celericrescens harbors:
- a CDS encoding DUF2240 family protein, giving the protein MHPIKRAVEYKGSVEFTRSELVGILAFSLRLMDVKAAKELIAKSLEEGLLEERGGVLVVNKALLAEEEAEEDLFNEMAAHIAGSLGWEREEVLEGIKSMRERYGDLDEKVLAYLFGMDKGVDMSRFKDRLEM; this is encoded by the coding sequence GTGCACCCGATAAAACGCGCGGTTGAGTATAAGGGCTCGGTTGAGTTCACCCGGAGCGAGCTCGTTGGGATACTTGCCTTCAGCCTCCGCCTGATGGACGTGAAAGCCGCGAAGGAGCTTATAGCGAAGTCCCTGGAGGAGGGCCTCCTCGAGGAACGGGGAGGGGTTCTGGTGGTCAACAAAGCCCTGCTCGCGGAGGAGGAAGCCGAGGAGGACCTCTTCAACGAGATGGCGGCGCATATAGCCGGTTCTCTCGGCTGGGAGCGGGAGGAGGTTCTTGAGGGCATTAAATCCATGCGCGAGCGCTACGGCGACCTAGACGAGAAGGTTCTTGCGTACCTGTTCGGCATGGACAAGGGCGTTGATATGTCGCGCTTTAAGGACCGGCTTGAGATGTGA
- a CDS encoding nicotinamidase: MPEEALIIVDMQRDFMPGGALPVPDGEGIIPRCNRYIEEFRKRGALIVATRDWHPENHVSFREQGGPWPRHCVQNTPGAEFVVELPADVVIISKATGPDKEAYSGFEGTNLAEILKRNGVRRVYICGVATEYCVKATALDAVKHGFETYLLRDAVKGIKPQNEERALGEMERAGVKVLYLI; encoded by the coding sequence ATGCCCGAGGAGGCGCTCATCATCGTTGACATGCAGAGGGATTTCATGCCTGGAGGAGCTTTGCCGGTTCCCGACGGGGAGGGGATAATACCCCGGTGCAACCGCTACATCGAGGAGTTCAGGAAGAGGGGGGCCCTGATAGTTGCCACGCGCGACTGGCATCCCGAGAACCACGTCAGCTTTAGGGAGCAGGGTGGGCCGTGGCCGAGGCACTGCGTCCAAAACACTCCCGGGGCAGAATTCGTCGTTGAACTTCCCGCAGATGTCGTGATAATCTCAAAGGCCACGGGGCCGGATAAAGAGGCCTACTCCGGATTCGAGGGAACGAATCTGGCGGAGATACTGAAGAGAAACGGGGTGAGGAGGGTCTACATCTGCGGCGTTGCAACCGAGTACTGCGTTAAAGCGACCGCCCTCGATGCCGTCAAGCACGGCTTTGAGACCTACCTCCTCCGCGACGCGGTGAAGGGGATTAAACCCCAGAATGAGGAGCGGGCTTTGGGGGAGATGGAGAGGGCCGGCGTGAAGGTTCTCTACCTGATATGA
- a CDS encoding RNA-guided endonuclease InsQ/TnpB family protein, whose product MKLTRTVVLESLPLTKRKFKAIKEVYDEYSEILKFLTNYAVENRVKSHLKLRKIFYKKLKEEHDLPTHYYYTVCQDATTRAKSFLELKKKGKAKTKKPVIRNVSLWLDDVLWDYKRFPRFNILKNGRKILIIGFTTKRGRIKLSLKPHKLFFRYLDEGWKIKPGIKLRLLEKERKVLAYFVFEKEFTELEPTGRFLSVDYNADNVSFGTHEFLIQVKTGFGRMTRFYSDVRKQVQKTHSISWKRKVPSKRGRRLLRKFGRRKTNRRVDLQRKLAMRLVELAGRLNATIVLEAVPKNFNQKMVNRRRKSEKRLRDTPHNIGMSGFQRFVFEKAVECGVPIIFVNPAYSSQVCPHCGAFKVKPDDDALRRRVFKCPVCGFSLDRDFVAVLNLSGLFPFSLKANEPLVEGSVSSVMLVVEANLLHCKNSLVVVSRIETKVGAGGNGHIR is encoded by the coding sequence GTGAAACTAACTCGAACAGTCGTCCTCGAAAGCCTCCCACTCACGAAGAGAAAGTTCAAGGCGATAAAAGAAGTTTATGATGAATACTCGGAGATTTTGAAATTTTTAACTAATTACGCCGTCGAAAACAGGGTTAAGAGCCATCTAAAACTTAGGAAAATCTTCTACAAAAAACTCAAGGAGGAGCACGACTTACCAACCCACTATTACTACACGGTTTGTCAAGACGCCACAACAAGGGCGAAGAGTTTTCTTGAATTGAAAAAGAAAGGGAAAGCTAAGACTAAGAAACCAGTAATCAGGAACGTTTCACTCTGGCTGGACGACGTTCTGTGGGACTACAAGAGGTTTCCACGGTTCAACATCCTGAAAAACGGAAGAAAAATCCTCATCATAGGCTTCACGACAAAGAGGGGTCGGATAAAACTCTCATTAAAACCACACAAACTCTTCTTCAGGTATCTTGACGAGGGCTGGAAAATTAAACCCGGCATCAAACTCAGATTACTTGAAAAGGAGCGGAAAGTTCTTGCTTATTTCGTCTTTGAGAAAGAGTTCACTGAACTTGAACCAACTGGAAGATTCCTTAGTGTGGATTACAACGCTGACAACGTTTCGTTCGGTACTCACGAGTTCTTAATCCAAGTTAAGACTGGGTTTGGTAGGATGACGAGGTTTTATTCCGATGTGAGAAAGCAAGTTCAAAAGACTCACTCGATTAGTTGGAAGAGGAAGGTTCCCTCGAAGAGGGGGAGGAGACTCCTCAGAAAGTTTGGGCGGAGAAAGACGAACAGGAGGGTTGATTTACAGAGGAAGTTGGCGATGAGGCTTGTTGAACTCGCTGGGAGGTTGAACGCTACGATTGTTCTTGAGGCCGTGCCAAAGAATTTTAATCAAAAAATGGTTAATAGGAGAAGGAAGAGTGAGAAGAGGTTGAGGGATACTCCTCACAACATTGGGATGAGTGGTTTCCAGCGGTTTGTTTTTGAAAAGGCGGTTGAGTGTGGTGTTCCTATCATATTTGTTAATCCCGCTTATTCTTCTCAGGTTTGTCCTCACTGTGGTGCGTTTAAGGTTAAGCCTGATGATGACGCTCTGCGTCGGAGGGTTTTTAAGTGTCCGGTTTGTGGGTTTTCTTTGGATAGGGATTTTGTGGCGGTTTTGAACTTGTCGGGGCTGTTTCCATTCAGCCTGAAGGCCAATGAACCACTGGTTGAGGGCTCGGTGAGTTCTGTGATGCTGGTGGTTGAGGCCAACCTCCTGCACTGCAAGAATTCATTGGTAGTGGTTAGTCGGATTGAAACAAAAGTAGGTGCAGGGGGAAACGGTCATATCAGGTAG
- a CDS encoding IS607 family transposase: MPKFYKPSEVAELLNYNKVTIIRWIHAGKIRAIKIGRDFRIPEEEVQRLLGKKNETTRAVLYARVSGRDQEKDLETQLKTLEQYAISKGYQIVEEVKEIASGLNENRKGLKKLINLAKNNEYDVLIVTYPDRLTRFGFKYLEELFSAYNVRIETVFEKDKTPREELVEDLIAIITSFAGRLYGLRSHKNKKLVQGFKKLLVEVENE, from the coding sequence ATGCCGAAGTTTTACAAGCCTTCAGAGGTGGCAGAACTCCTCAACTACAACAAAGTCACAATAATCCGCTGGATTCACGCCGGAAAAATCAGAGCCATCAAAATAGGCCGAGACTTCAGAATTCCCGAGGAGGAAGTCCAGCGACTACTGGGTAAAAAGAACGAAACAACGAGGGCAGTCCTCTACGCAAGAGTCTCAGGAAGAGACCAGGAGAAAGACTTGGAAACCCAACTCAAAACCCTCGAACAATACGCCATCAGCAAAGGCTACCAAATAGTTGAAGAAGTGAAAGAAATCGCCTCCGGACTGAACGAGAATAGAAAAGGCCTCAAAAAACTCATCAACCTCGCTAAGAACAACGAGTATGACGTTCTTATCGTCACTTATCCAGATAGGCTTACACGATTCGGGTTCAAATACTTGGAAGAACTCTTCTCGGCTTACAACGTGAGGATTGAAACGGTCTTCGAAAAGGACAAGACGCCAAGAGAAGAACTCGTTGAAGACTTAATTGCAATAATAACCAGCTTTGCGGGGAGACTTTACGGGCTAAGAAGCCACAAGAATAAGAAGCTCGTTCAAGGGTTCAAAAAACTCCTCGTAGAGGTTGAGAACGAGTGA
- a CDS encoding AI-2E family transporter — protein MRAELIAWTAAVLIITYLTWETVSPLITPIFFGIVLAYAAYPIHRRLSGRMGRKKSAAALTVGTVGLGGVVTFELLLISVKVASSFYDSIVDFFDWLMSQPLPPEVLAFLERFSDQLIPRISEYISHETLSLPLYILQLLVFLLTFYHSLAYAEEISKQIHLSLPRKNRELGERILESLNKTLGALVRAWLVLNVIKGILMTFGFLLFGVSDLYTAIVAGFLTFIFSFVPLFEGWMIWLIAAAYFAKKAMYLHAIGIAIYGFFLVSPMPDYTIRPMMVAKDANLDETLVFIGMIGGTWAMGVKGLIIGPIVLNLLLVLLKEWKRLLSK, from the coding sequence ATGCGGGCGGAACTAATCGCCTGGACGGCGGCGGTTCTCATAATAACGTATCTCACGTGGGAAACGGTTAGTCCCCTCATCACCCCGATATTCTTTGGCATCGTCCTCGCCTACGCCGCATACCCAATCCACCGCCGGCTGAGTGGCAGGATGGGCAGGAAGAAGTCCGCCGCGGCCCTCACCGTTGGAACCGTCGGCCTAGGAGGCGTGGTGACCTTCGAGCTGCTGCTGATATCCGTTAAGGTAGCATCCTCCTTCTACGACAGCATCGTCGACTTCTTTGACTGGCTGATGAGCCAGCCACTGCCGCCGGAGGTTTTGGCCTTCCTCGAGCGCTTCTCGGACCAGCTGATACCCAGGATCTCGGAGTACATATCCCACGAAACCCTCTCACTCCCCCTCTACATCCTCCAGCTCCTGGTATTCCTGCTCACGTTCTACCATTCCCTCGCATACGCCGAGGAGATTTCGAAGCAGATTCACCTGTCCCTCCCGAGAAAGAACCGCGAACTGGGCGAGAGAATCCTGGAAAGCCTCAACAAGACCCTCGGAGCACTGGTGAGGGCCTGGCTGGTTTTGAACGTCATAAAAGGGATTCTGATGACGTTTGGCTTCCTCCTGTTCGGGGTCTCCGACCTCTACACCGCGATAGTGGCCGGGTTCCTGACCTTCATCTTCTCCTTCGTTCCCCTATTTGAGGGCTGGATGATATGGCTTATCGCAGCTGCGTACTTTGCCAAGAAGGCCATGTACCTCCACGCAATCGGGATAGCAATCTACGGCTTCTTCCTGGTCTCCCCGATGCCCGACTACACGATAAGGCCAATGATGGTCGCTAAGGACGCGAACCTCGACGAGACCCTCGTCTTCATCGGGATGATAGGCGGAACGTGGGCCATGGGGGTGAAGGGCCTCATAATCGGTCCGATAGTGCTCAACCTTCTCCTTGTCCTCCTCAAAGAATGGAAAAGGCTGTTATCTAAGTAG
- a CDS encoding RNA-guided endonuclease InsQ/TnpB family protein yields the protein MKRTVTVKLQPSKEQEKALFELAHATAVIWNKINYQRLKQFKEFGKIDFLGTQREAYYEFKDWIGGSTIQTLSRKNAESWRSFFTLLKKKKDGELPEEFKPKPPGFIRKENGRKLFIIPLRNDQYRVDGNVIELRRLGKFERLRIQFKGRIHLEGKQGRLEITYDDVKRKWYAHVSFTVEEKLIGDEWVRVPRNPLGNLSAGIDLGVNNLMAVYVENGESFLVNGGPLKSIAFYWQKKIAEYQSKLNKSGAKKSRKLRRMHERAKLQAGHYINTAVRQTVERLYHLGVSRIVVGYPKGIGRNSNKGKKQNFILSHVWRFNTLIQRLKEVAEEYGILVEVVNEAFTSQFCPLCGQRHKNARFVRGLFECRREGVVMNADLVGAFNILKKALKTITPNLPGLTAGRGNWGKAAPEGFREPLKGFLMETPQTFPGLARG from the coding sequence ATGAAGCGGACGGTAACCGTTAAACTCCAACCGAGCAAAGAGCAGGAAAAAGCACTCTTCGAATTAGCCCACGCTACCGCAGTAATCTGGAACAAAATCAACTACCAGAGACTCAAGCAATTCAAAGAATTCGGCAAGATAGATTTTCTTGGAACCCAACGGGAGGCTTATTACGAGTTTAAGGATTGGATTGGTGGTTCCACAATCCAGACCCTATCCAGAAAAAACGCTGAAAGCTGGCGCTCATTCTTCACCCTCCTCAAAAAGAAAAAAGACGGAGAACTCCCCGAAGAATTCAAGCCAAAACCACCCGGCTTCATCAGGAAAGAAAACGGAAGAAAACTCTTCATTATTCCACTCCGAAACGACCAGTACAGGGTTGATGGGAACGTTATCGAGTTGAGACGCCTCGGAAAGTTCGAGAGGCTAAGAATCCAGTTCAAGGGGAGAATACACTTGGAGGGAAAGCAGGGAAGGTTAGAGATAACTTATGATGACGTTAAGCGAAAATGGTATGCTCACGTGAGCTTCACTGTTGAGGAAAAGTTAATTGGGGACGAGTGGGTGAGAGTTCCAAGAAACCCCTTGGGCAATCTTTCAGCAGGAATTGATTTGGGAGTGAATAACTTAATGGCAGTTTACGTCGAGAACGGCGAGAGCTTTCTTGTGAATGGGGGGCCGTTAAAGAGTATTGCCTTTTACTGGCAGAAGAAAATCGCTGAGTACCAGTCGAAACTCAATAAAAGTGGTGCAAAGAAGAGCAGGAAGCTTAGAAGAATGCACGAGAGGGCGAAACTTCAAGCGGGACACTACATCAACACGGCGGTTAGACAAACAGTGGAGAGACTTTATCACCTTGGTGTTTCGAGAATTGTCGTTGGTTATCCTAAAGGTATTGGCAGGAACTCCAACAAGGGCAAGAAACAAAACTTCATTCTCTCCCACGTTTGGCGCTTCAACACACTGATTCAACGGCTCAAAGAGGTTGCAGAGGAGTATGGTATTCTCGTTGAGGTTGTGAACGAGGCTTTCACTTCTCAGTTTTGCCCTCTCTGTGGCCAACGCCATAAGAATGCTCGCTTTGTTAGGGGTTTGTTTGAGTGCCGTAGAGAGGGCGTTGTGATGAACGCCGACCTCGTTGGAGCTTTTAATATCTTAAAGAAGGCTTTGAAAACGATAACCCCGAACCTGCCGGGTTTAACGGCGGGTAGGGGTAATTGGGGCAAGGCCGCCCCTGAGGGGTTCAGGGAACCCTTAAAAGGGTTCCTGATGGAGACCCCTCAAACCTTCCCGGGCTTGGCGAGGGGTTAA